The following proteins are encoded in a genomic region of Micromonospora olivasterospora:
- a CDS encoding response regulator transcription factor, with translation MEGQAAQGRIELRRPDGEPVRVLVVDDEPTLADLLSMALRYEGWQVRTAGTGTTALNTARQFQPDAVVLDVMLPDLDGFQVLRRLREHSPTVPVLFLTARDAVEERIAGLTVGGDDYVTKPFSLEEVIARLRALLRRSGFAVAAREEAVLTVGDLRLDEDSHEVRRGGQSITLTATEFELLRYLMRNPRRVLSKAQILDHVWNYDFGGQANVVELYISYLRKKIDVGRPPMIHTLRGAGYVLKPAD, from the coding sequence ATGGAGGGACAGGCCGCGCAGGGCCGCATCGAGCTGCGGCGACCGGACGGCGAGCCGGTCCGGGTGCTGGTGGTCGACGACGAGCCGACGCTGGCCGACCTGCTCTCGATGGCCCTGCGCTACGAGGGCTGGCAGGTCCGCACGGCGGGCACCGGGACGACGGCCCTCAACACCGCCCGGCAGTTCCAGCCCGACGCCGTGGTGCTCGACGTGATGCTGCCCGACCTGGACGGCTTCCAGGTGCTGCGCCGGCTGCGCGAGCACAGCCCCACCGTGCCCGTGCTCTTCCTCACCGCCCGTGACGCGGTGGAGGAGCGGATCGCCGGGCTCACCGTGGGCGGCGACGACTACGTCACCAAGCCGTTCAGCCTGGAGGAGGTCATCGCCCGGCTGCGGGCGCTGCTGCGCCGCTCCGGGTTCGCGGTCGCCGCCCGCGAGGAGGCGGTGCTTACGGTCGGTGACCTCCGCCTGGACGAGGACAGCCACGAGGTGCGCCGGGGCGGGCAGTCGATCACCCTCACCGCGACCGAGTTCGAGCTGCTGCGCTACCTGATGCGCAATCCCCGGCGGGTGCTGAGCAAGGCCCAGATCCTCGACCACGTCTGGAACTACGACTTCGGCGGGCAGGCCAACGTCGTCGAGCTGTACATCTCGTACCTGCGCAAGAAGATCGACGTGGGGCGGCCGCCGATGATCCACACGTTGCGGGGCGCGGGGTATGTCCTCAAGCCGGCGGACTGA
- a CDS encoding DUF6597 domain-containing transcriptional factor, whose protein sequence is MLPDGCVDLLWSSRHGLLVAGPDRTAHLSTSVPGERWVGLRLPPGTGPAVLGVPAHELRDLRVPLADLWGPAAAAPAERIGDGRVADVLESLARDRLRAVGGADPLGARVTARLAAGAPVGPCPARPGVPPGGGRSRAFCLPGARS, encoded by the coding sequence GTGCTGCCCGACGGGTGCGTCGACCTGCTCTGGTCGAGCCGGCATGGGCTGCTCGTCGCTGGCCCGGACCGCACGGCGCACCTGTCGACGAGCGTGCCGGGCGAGCGCTGGGTGGGCCTGCGGCTGCCGCCCGGCACCGGGCCGGCCGTGCTCGGGGTGCCCGCGCACGAGCTGCGCGACCTGCGGGTACCGCTGGCCGACCTGTGGGGGCCGGCGGCCGCCGCGCCGGCCGAGCGGATCGGCGACGGCCGGGTCGCCGACGTCCTGGAGTCGCTGGCGCGGGACCGGCTGCGCGCGGTCGGCGGAGCCGACCCGCTCGGCGCGCGTGTGACCGCCCGGCTGGCGGCCGGGGCGCCGGTCGGCCCCTGCCCCGCCCGGCCCGGAGTGCCCCCTGGGGGCGGTCGATCAAGAGCTTTCTGTCTGCCGGGCGCCCGATCCTGA
- a CDS encoding VOC family protein: MTPRFDLIGMAVVDLARTLDCYRRLGLDIPAGAEAEQHVEVTLDGGVRLAWDTVETVRTFDPGWAPPTGSPRVNLAFRCADPAEVDRRWAELTDAGFHGHRAPWDAFWGQRYAVLHDPEGNGVDLFAPLPAT; encoded by the coding sequence ATGACACCTCGCTTCGACCTGATCGGCATGGCGGTCGTCGACCTGGCCCGCACCCTCGACTGCTACCGGCGGCTCGGCCTGGACATCCCAGCGGGCGCCGAGGCCGAACAGCACGTGGAGGTCACCCTCGACGGGGGCGTACGACTGGCCTGGGACACGGTCGAAACGGTCCGCACCTTCGACCCGGGCTGGGCCCCGCCCACCGGCAGCCCCCGGGTCAACCTGGCCTTCCGCTGCGCCGATCCGGCGGAGGTGGACCGCCGCTGGGCCGAGCTCACAGATGCCGGGTTCCACGGCCACCGCGCGCCGTGGGACGCGTTCTGGGGCCAGCGGTACGCGGTCCTGCACGATCCGGAGGGCAACGGCGTGGACCTGTTCGCCCCGCTACCCGCCACCTGA
- a CDS encoding class I SAM-dependent methyltransferase, giving the protein MTVPDIDVRVEPGSFRDPDNRVFYTDGEVLRGLRARAAEQWQALAASAFFPPLLATGKVCGTEPVEPAAFPAPDGTLWAAVLRHERIPFVSHPYEWSFGMLRDAALLHLEILRAALPAGFTTKDGSAYNLQWRGARPVFIDVGSFEPARDGEPWAGYRQFCQTMLYPLLLTAHLGVDFQPLLRAQVDGIPPEQMRRLFGGARRLLPGVPTHVHLHGAMQRRHAAATASDVRAQLRTAGYSRELTLAAVRRIERLVRRLRPRAARTHWADYQRTCTYSGRDRATKERFVEAALTAGPRPGLVLDLGANDGWYARMAARHARYVVAVEQDPAVVDELYATLRGTHERRVLPLVMDLADPSPGGGWRGVERAGFAARARADLVLALAVVHHLAIGRNVPLAEVVDQFATACAPGGRLVVEFVHPDDPMAQRLLANKPAGLFGDYRPEEFARLLAARCRIERRVELPCGTRTLYQAVVGG; this is encoded by the coding sequence ATGACCGTCCCCGACATTGACGTCCGGGTCGAACCGGGCTCGTTCCGCGACCCCGACAACCGGGTCTTCTACACCGATGGCGAGGTGCTGCGGGGCCTGCGCGCCCGGGCGGCCGAGCAGTGGCAGGCGTTGGCCGCCAGCGCCTTCTTCCCGCCCCTGCTCGCCACGGGTAAGGTGTGCGGCACCGAGCCGGTCGAGCCGGCCGCGTTTCCCGCCCCGGACGGCACGCTGTGGGCGGCCGTGCTGCGCCACGAACGTATCCCGTTCGTCTCCCACCCGTACGAGTGGTCGTTCGGCATGCTGCGGGACGCGGCGCTGCTGCACCTGGAGATCCTGCGCGCGGCGCTGCCGGCCGGCTTCACCACCAAGGACGGGTCGGCCTACAACCTGCAGTGGCGCGGCGCCCGGCCGGTGTTCATCGACGTCGGCTCGTTCGAGCCCGCCCGCGACGGCGAGCCGTGGGCCGGGTACCGGCAGTTCTGCCAGACGATGCTCTATCCGCTGCTGCTCACCGCGCACCTGGGCGTGGACTTCCAGCCCCTGCTGCGTGCCCAGGTCGACGGCATCCCGCCCGAGCAGATGCGCCGGCTGTTCGGCGGTGCCCGCCGGCTGCTGCCCGGTGTGCCCACCCACGTGCACCTGCACGGGGCGATGCAGCGGCGGCACGCCGCCGCGACCGCCAGCGACGTCCGGGCCCAGTTGCGCACGGCCGGGTACTCCCGGGAGCTGACCCTGGCCGCCGTGCGCCGCATCGAGCGGCTGGTCCGTCGGCTGCGGCCCCGCGCCGCCCGCACCCACTGGGCCGACTACCAGCGCACCTGCACCTACTCCGGCCGCGACCGGGCGACCAAGGAACGGTTCGTCGAGGCGGCGCTGACCGCCGGCCCGCGTCCCGGCCTGGTGCTCGACCTCGGCGCCAACGACGGCTGGTACGCCCGGATGGCCGCCCGGCACGCCCGCTACGTCGTCGCCGTCGAGCAGGACCCGGCCGTGGTCGACGAGTTGTACGCGACGCTTCGCGGCACGCACGAGCGGCGGGTGTTGCCACTGGTGATGGACCTGGCCGACCCGTCGCCCGGCGGCGGCTGGCGCGGGGTCGAGCGGGCCGGCTTCGCCGCCCGGGCGCGCGCCGACCTGGTGCTGGCCCTGGCGGTGGTCCACCACCTGGCGATCGGGCGCAACGTGCCGCTGGCCGAGGTGGTCGACCAGTTCGCCACCGCCTGCGCGCCGGGCGGCCGGCTGGTGGTCGAGTTCGTCCACCCCGACGATCCGATGGCCCAGCGCCTGCTGGCCAACAAGCCGGCCGGTCTCTTCGGCGACTACCGCCCGGAGGAGTTCGCGCGGCTGCTCGCCGCCCGGTGCCGGATCGAGCGGCGGGTCGAGCTGCCCTGCGGCACCCGGACGCTGTACCAGGCGGTGGTGGGTGGCTGA
- a CDS encoding citrate synthase — MTEVKLDHPGGQLSMPVQAAVEGPGGIVVGKLLKETGMTTYDPGFVNTAACSSGITYIDGDAGILRYRGYPIEQLAEKSSFLEVSYLLIYGELPSQQQLTEFSERIRRHSLLHEEMRRFFDGFPRDAHPMAVLSSAVSAISTFYQDSLDPFDSEHVEMSTVRLMAKVPTIASYAYKKSIGQPLLYPDNSLGYVENFLRMTFGVPAEPYEVDPVMARVLDMLFILHADHEQNCSTSTVRLVGSSNANLFASVSAGVNALFGPLHGGANQAVLEMLERIQADGGDVRAFVQKVKDRQEGVKLMGFGHRVYKNYDPRAAIVKQAAQDVLGRMAKPDPLLDLATQLEEIALADDFFVSRRLYPNVDFYTGLIYKAMGFPTKMFTVLFALGRLPGWIAQWREMLNDPETKIGRPRQVYTGSPERAYVPAAER; from the coding sequence ATGACGGAAGTCAAGCTCGATCACCCCGGTGGGCAGCTTTCGATGCCGGTGCAGGCGGCGGTCGAGGGCCCCGGCGGGATCGTGGTGGGCAAGCTGCTGAAGGAAACCGGGATGACCACGTACGACCCCGGTTTCGTCAACACCGCGGCCTGCTCGTCCGGGATCACCTACATCGACGGTGACGCGGGCATCCTGCGGTACCGGGGTTACCCGATCGAGCAACTGGCGGAGAAGTCCTCCTTCCTGGAGGTCTCCTACCTGCTGATCTACGGCGAGCTGCCGAGCCAGCAGCAGCTGACCGAGTTCAGCGAGCGGATCCGGCGGCACTCGCTGCTGCACGAGGAGATGCGCCGCTTCTTCGACGGCTTCCCCCGCGACGCCCACCCGATGGCCGTGCTCTCCTCGGCCGTCAGCGCCATCTCCACCTTCTACCAGGACAGCCTGGACCCGTTCGACTCGGAGCACGTCGAGATGTCGACGGTCCGCCTCATGGCGAAGGTGCCGACCATCGCGTCGTACGCCTACAAGAAGTCGATCGGCCAGCCGCTGCTGTACCCGGACAACTCCCTCGGGTACGTCGAGAACTTCCTGCGGATGACGTTCGGCGTGCCGGCGGAGCCGTACGAGGTCGACCCGGTGATGGCCCGGGTGCTGGACATGCTGTTCATCCTGCACGCCGACCACGAGCAGAACTGCTCCACGTCCACCGTGCGGCTGGTCGGCTCCAGCAACGCCAACCTCTTCGCCTCGGTGTCGGCCGGCGTCAACGCGCTGTTCGGGCCGCTGCACGGCGGCGCCAACCAGGCCGTGCTGGAGATGCTGGAGCGCATCCAGGCCGACGGCGGCGACGTCCGCGCCTTCGTCCAGAAGGTGAAGGACCGGCAGGAGGGCGTGAAGCTGATGGGCTTCGGCCACCGGGTCTACAAGAACTACGACCCGCGCGCCGCCATCGTCAAGCAGGCCGCCCAGGACGTGCTCGGCCGGATGGCCAAGCCCGACCCGCTGCTGGACCTCGCGACGCAGCTCGAGGAGATCGCCCTGGCGGACGACTTCTTCGTCTCCCGCCGGCTCTACCCGAACGTGGACTTCTACACCGGCCTGATCTACAAGGCCATGGGCTTCCCGACGAAGATGTTCACCGTGCTCTTCGCCCTCGGCCGGTTGCCCGGCTGGATCGCCCAGTGGCGCGAGATGCTCAACGACCCGGAGACCAAGATCGGCCGCCCGCGGCAGGTCTACACCGGGTCCCCCGAGCGGGCGTACGTTCCGGCCGCCGAGCGCTGA
- a CDS encoding glycosyltransferase family 4 protein: MLRAPEDPVAFPLATPSLLAWTMAFNHTLTRTALRATEADTYDVIHAHDWLVAHTAITLRDHLDLPLVTTIHATEAGRHQGWLPDEMNRTIHGVEHWLSTESNRVIVCSGYMRDEVTALFGVPTARVDVVPNGVESQRWRVPAAAVTSARARFAGDGPLVTFAGRLVYEKGVQHLLAGLPRLRERHPGLRAVIVGDGPYKPELEADVRRLGLGGAVSMPGFLGGTDLPAVMAASDCFAVPSIYEPFGMVALEGAAAGAPLAVAATGGLAEIVEPGVTGMTFAPQDPDGLAEAVHALLSDTDRARALARRARALVHQRYGWASIAQRTAAGYAAAIATTPAFTAERAARRMADGHAAPRIAEGNLLAAAGLR, from the coding sequence ATCCTCCGCGCCCCCGAAGACCCCGTCGCCTTCCCCCTCGCCACCCCCAGCCTCCTCGCCTGGACCATGGCCTTCAACCACACCCTCACCCGCACCGCCCTCCGCGCCACCGAAGCCGACACCTACGACGTCATCCACGCCCACGACTGGCTCGTCGCCCACACCGCCATCACCCTGCGCGACCACCTCGACCTCCCCCTCGTCACCACCATCCACGCCACCGAAGCCGGCCGACACCAGGGCTGGCTCCCCGACGAGATGAACCGCACCATCCACGGCGTCGAACACTGGCTCAGCACCGAGTCCAACCGGGTGATCGTCTGCTCCGGCTACATGCGCGACGAGGTGACGGCGCTGTTCGGCGTGCCGACGGCACGGGTCGACGTGGTGCCCAACGGCGTGGAGTCGCAACGCTGGCGCGTCCCGGCCGCGGCGGTGACCTCCGCCCGGGCCCGGTTCGCCGGCGACGGTCCCCTCGTCACGTTCGCCGGCCGGCTGGTCTACGAGAAGGGGGTGCAGCACCTGCTCGCCGGGCTGCCCCGGCTGCGCGAGCGGCACCCGGGGCTGCGCGCGGTGATCGTCGGCGACGGGCCGTACAAGCCGGAGCTGGAGGCCGACGTGCGCCGGCTCGGCCTCGGCGGCGCGGTCAGCATGCCGGGTTTCCTCGGCGGCACCGACCTGCCCGCGGTGATGGCCGCCTCGGACTGCTTCGCGGTGCCGAGCATCTACGAGCCGTTCGGCATGGTGGCCCTGGAGGGCGCGGCGGCCGGCGCGCCCCTGGCCGTCGCCGCCACCGGCGGGCTCGCCGAGATCGTGGAGCCGGGCGTCACCGGGATGACGTTCGCGCCGCAGGACCCGGACGGGCTGGCCGAGGCGGTGCACGCGCTGCTGTCGGACACCGACCGCGCCCGCGCGCTGGCCCGGCGGGCCCGCGCGCTGGTGCACCAGCGGTACGGCTGGGCGTCGATCGCGCAGCGCACCGCAGCGGGGTACGCGGCGGCGATCGCGACGACGCCGGCGTTCACCGCCGAGCGGGCCGCCCGGCGGATGGCCGACGGCCACGCCGCGCCGCGGATCGCCGAGGGCAACCTGCTGGCCGCCGCGGGCCTGCGGTGA
- the glgX gene encoding glycogen debranching protein GlgX produces the protein MQVWPGERYPLGATYDGMGTNFAIFSQVAERVELCLFDGGDAAAERRIELREVDAYVWHAYLPGVEPGQRYGYRVHGPYAPAEGLRCNPHKLLLDPYAKAVDGDVEWHPAVYDYDLGDPDRMSEIDSAPYVPRSVVVNPYFDWGNDRPPRTPYHHSVIYEAHVRGLTMRHPGIPEELRGTYAAIASPPMIEHLTRLGVTAIELMPVHQFVHDHRLADLGLRNYWGYNSIGFFAPHHGYSATGRLGQQVQEFRGMVRALHAAGIEVILDVVYNHTAEGNHLGPTLSFKGVDNPSYYRLSEDDRRCFVDYTGTGNSLNVRSPHSLQLIMDSLRYWVQEMHVDGFRFDLAATLAREFYEVDRLSTFFEVVQQDPVVSQVKLIAEPWDVGPGGYQVGNFPPMWTEWNGKYRDTVRDFWRGEPATLAEFASRISGSADLYQDDGRRPFHSINFVTCHDGFTLTDLVSYDDKHNEANGEENRDGESHNRSWNCGVEGETDDPGVLALRARQRRNFLATLLLSQGVPMIGHGDELGRTQRGNNNAYCQDSELAWVDWARTDESLLEFVRRLVAFRSRHQVFRRRRFFTGLPVGGRAAGSGLPDLAWYTPDGREMTGEDWGNDFGRSVALFVNGDGIRERGPYGQRHRDDSFLLCFNAHDAALEFTLPGEEFGRRWELVISTADPDPEKPTLVEAGGSIHVPDRSLVVLERTA, from the coding sequence ATGCAGGTCTGGCCGGGCGAGCGGTATCCCCTCGGGGCGACCTACGACGGGATGGGCACCAACTTCGCGATCTTCTCACAGGTGGCCGAGCGGGTCGAGCTGTGCCTGTTCGACGGCGGGGACGCCGCCGCCGAGCGCCGGATCGAGCTGCGCGAGGTCGACGCCTACGTCTGGCACGCGTACCTGCCGGGCGTCGAGCCGGGGCAGCGGTACGGCTACCGCGTGCACGGCCCGTACGCCCCGGCCGAGGGGCTGCGCTGCAACCCGCACAAGCTGCTGCTCGACCCGTACGCGAAGGCGGTCGACGGGGACGTCGAGTGGCATCCGGCCGTCTACGACTACGACCTGGGCGACCCGGACCGGATGTCGGAGATCGACTCGGCCCCGTACGTGCCGAGGTCCGTCGTGGTGAACCCGTACTTCGACTGGGGCAACGACCGGCCGCCGCGCACCCCGTACCACCACTCGGTGATCTACGAGGCGCACGTGCGCGGCCTGACCATGCGCCACCCCGGCATCCCCGAGGAGTTGCGCGGCACGTACGCGGCCATCGCCTCGCCGCCGATGATCGAGCACCTGACCCGGCTCGGGGTCACCGCGATCGAGCTGATGCCGGTGCACCAGTTCGTGCACGACCACCGGCTGGCCGACCTGGGGCTGCGCAACTACTGGGGCTACAACTCGATCGGCTTCTTCGCCCCGCACCACGGCTACTCCGCCACCGGCCGCCTCGGCCAGCAGGTGCAGGAGTTCCGCGGCATGGTACGGGCGCTGCACGCCGCCGGCATCGAGGTCATCCTCGACGTGGTCTACAACCACACCGCCGAGGGCAACCACCTCGGCCCGACGCTCAGCTTCAAGGGGGTCGACAACCCCAGCTACTACCGGCTCTCCGAGGACGACCGGCGCTGCTTCGTCGACTACACCGGCACCGGCAACAGCCTCAACGTGCGCAGCCCGCACTCGCTTCAGCTGATCATGGACTCGCTGCGCTACTGGGTGCAGGAGATGCACGTCGACGGGTTCCGCTTCGACCTCGCCGCGACCCTGGCCCGCGAGTTCTACGAGGTCGACCGCCTCTCCACGTTCTTCGAGGTGGTCCAGCAGGACCCGGTGGTCAGCCAGGTGAAGCTGATCGCCGAGCCGTGGGACGTCGGGCCCGGCGGCTACCAGGTGGGCAACTTCCCGCCGATGTGGACCGAGTGGAACGGCAAGTACCGCGACACCGTGCGGGACTTCTGGCGCGGCGAGCCCGCCACCCTCGCCGAGTTCGCCTCCCGGATCTCCGGCTCCGCCGACCTCTACCAGGACGACGGCCGCCGCCCCTTCCACAGCATCAACTTCGTCACCTGCCACGACGGCTTCACGCTGACCGACCTGGTGTCGTACGACGACAAGCACAACGAGGCCAACGGCGAGGAGAACCGGGACGGCGAGAGCCACAACCGGTCGTGGAACTGCGGCGTCGAGGGGGAGACCGACGACCCCGGCGTGCTGGCCCTGCGGGCGCGGCAGCGGCGCAACTTCCTGGCCACCCTGCTGCTGTCCCAGGGCGTGCCGATGATCGGCCACGGCGACGAGTTGGGCCGCACCCAGCGCGGCAACAACAACGCCTACTGCCAGGACAGCGAGCTGGCCTGGGTCGACTGGGCGCGGACCGACGAGTCGCTGCTGGAGTTCGTCCGGCGGCTGGTCGCGTTCCGCAGCCGGCACCAGGTGTTCCGCCGCCGCCGGTTCTTCACCGGCCTGCCGGTGGGCGGCCGGGCGGCCGGCTCGGGCCTGCCCGACCTGGCCTGGTACACCCCGGACGGCCGGGAGATGACCGGCGAGGACTGGGGCAACGACTTCGGCCGTTCGGTGGCGCTGTTCGTCAACGGCGACGGCATCCGCGAGCGCGGCCCGTACGGCCAGCGCCACCGGGACGACTCGTTCCTGCTCTGCTTCAACGCCCACGACGCGGCGCTGGAGTTCACCCTGCCCGGGGAGGAGTTCGGCCGGCGGTGGGAGCTGGTGATCAGCACCGCCGATCCCGACCCGGAGAAACCGACCCTCGTCGAGGCGGGCGGCAGCATCCACGTCCCGGACCGCTCCCTGGTGGTCCTGGAGAGGACGGCCTGA
- the treY gene encoding malto-oligosyltrehalose synthase has translation MPSGARPAEPAPPVGATYRVQVRPGFDLAASADLAGYLADLGVTHLYSAPLLTAAPGSEHGYDVVDHRAVNPELGGEPGRRRLVAALRAAGLGLVVDIVPNHAGVARPAANPAWWDVLRRGRASAHAGWFDIDWDRGRLLLPVLADTPDALDDLTIVDGELRYHEHRFPIADGTGDGGPREVHDRQHYELVSWRRGDRELTYRRFFAISDLAGLRVEDPQVFAATHAEVLRWAAAGEVDGIRVDHPDGLRDPAGYLARLRAAAPGAWLVVEKILEYGEDLPDWPVDGTTGYEALAAVSGLFVDPNAEADFTALDATLTGRRTSWPDLTHDTKLAAATRLLAAELTRLAALAPEVDPAAARAALAELAACFPVYRSYPPHEDGHLAAARAEAGRRRPDLAAALDALTRRLRDPRDELAWRFPQLSGAVMAKGVEDTAYYRWSRFVALNEVGGSPAHFGTPPAEFHRFAATRAARWPAAMTTLSTHDTKRGEDVRARLAVLAELPRRWAELVARWTAAAPLPDPAFAHLLWQTAVGAWPIERERLHAYVEKAAREASVATSWVDPDPGFEGALHAVVDRLYDDAALHAELTAFAAEITPPGWSNSLSQKLVQLAMPGVPDTYQGTELWDNSLVDPDNRRPVDFAVRRDLLARLDAGWRPSVDATGAAKLLVVSRTLRLRRTRPELFAGYRPVPARGPAAPHAVAFDRGGALAVATRLPLGLARAGGWRDTVLSLPGNEVADVFTGRVYSGGELLLSDLLATFPVALLAPAESVEAR, from the coding sequence ATGCCCTCCGGCGCCCGCCCCGCCGAGCCGGCCCCGCCGGTCGGCGCCACGTACCGCGTGCAGGTCCGCCCCGGGTTCGACCTGGCCGCCTCCGCCGACCTGGCCGGCTACCTCGCCGACCTCGGCGTCACCCACCTCTACAGCGCGCCGCTGCTCACCGCCGCCCCCGGCTCCGAGCACGGCTACGACGTGGTCGACCACCGGGCGGTCAACCCCGAGCTGGGCGGCGAGCCCGGCCGCCGCCGGCTGGTCGCCGCGCTGCGCGCCGCCGGCCTCGGCCTGGTCGTCGACATCGTGCCCAACCACGCCGGCGTCGCCCGGCCGGCCGCCAACCCCGCCTGGTGGGACGTGCTGCGCCGGGGCCGCGCCTCGGCGCACGCGGGCTGGTTCGACATCGACTGGGACCGGGGCCGGCTGCTGCTGCCCGTGCTCGCCGACACCCCGGACGCCCTCGACGACCTCACGATCGTCGACGGGGAGCTGCGCTACCACGAGCACCGCTTCCCGATCGCCGACGGCACCGGCGACGGCGGCCCCCGCGAGGTGCACGACCGGCAGCACTACGAGCTGGTCTCCTGGCGGCGCGGCGACCGCGAGCTGACGTACCGCCGGTTCTTCGCCATCTCCGACCTGGCCGGGCTGCGGGTGGAGGACCCGCAGGTCTTCGCCGCCACCCACGCGGAGGTGCTGCGCTGGGCGGCGGCCGGCGAGGTCGACGGCATCCGCGTCGACCACCCCGACGGGCTGCGCGACCCCGCCGGCTACCTGGCCCGGCTGCGCGCGGCCGCCCCCGGCGCCTGGCTCGTCGTCGAGAAGATCCTGGAGTACGGCGAGGACCTACCGGACTGGCCGGTGGACGGCACCACCGGCTACGAGGCCCTCGCCGCGGTGAGCGGGCTCTTCGTCGACCCCAACGCGGAGGCGGACTTCACCGCGCTGGACGCGACGCTGACCGGGCGGCGCACCTCCTGGCCGGACCTCACCCACGACACCAAGCTGGCGGCGGCCACCCGGCTGCTCGCCGCCGAGCTGACCCGGCTGGCCGCCCTCGCCCCCGAGGTGGACCCGGCCGCGGCCCGCGCCGCGCTCGCCGAGCTGGCCGCCTGCTTCCCCGTCTACCGGAGCTACCCGCCGCACGAGGACGGTCACCTCGCCGCCGCCCGCGCCGAGGCCGGCCGGCGCCGCCCCGACCTGGCCGCCGCCCTCGACGCCCTCACCCGGCGGCTGCGCGACCCGCGCGACGAGCTGGCCTGGCGGTTTCCGCAGCTGTCCGGCGCGGTGATGGCCAAGGGCGTCGAGGACACCGCCTACTACCGGTGGAGCCGGTTCGTGGCGCTCAACGAGGTCGGCGGCAGCCCCGCCCACTTCGGCACCCCGCCGGCCGAGTTCCACCGGTTCGCCGCCACCCGGGCGGCCCGCTGGCCGGCGGCGATGACCACCCTGTCCACCCACGACACCAAGCGCGGCGAGGACGTGCGGGCCCGGCTCGCCGTCCTGGCCGAGCTGCCGCGGCGTTGGGCGGAGCTGGTGGCCCGGTGGACGGCGGCGGCGCCGCTGCCCGACCCGGCCTTCGCCCACCTGCTCTGGCAGACCGCCGTCGGCGCCTGGCCGATCGAACGCGAGCGGCTGCACGCGTACGTCGAGAAGGCCGCCCGCGAGGCGTCCGTTGCCACGAGCTGGGTCGACCCCGACCCCGGCTTCGAGGGGGCGCTGCACGCCGTGGTCGACCGCCTGTACGACGACGCCGCGCTGCACGCCGAGCTGACCGCGTTCGCCGCCGAGATCACCCCGCCCGGCTGGTCCAACTCCCTCAGCCAGAAGCTCGTCCAGCTCGCCATGCCCGGGGTGCCCGACACCTACCAGGGCACCGAGCTGTGGGACAACTCCCTGGTCGACCCGGACAACCGCCGCCCGGTCGACTTCGCCGTACGCCGGGACCTGCTGGCCCGGCTCGACGCCGGCTGGCGGCCGTCGGTGGACGCCACGGGCGCGGCGAAGCTGCTCGTGGTCTCCCGCACCCTGCGGCTGCGGCGGACCCGCCCGGAGCTGTTCGCCGGCTACCGGCCGGTGCCGGCGCGGGGGCCGGCCGCCCCGCACGCCGTCGCCTTCGACCGGGGCGGGGCGCTCGCCGTGGCCACCCGGCTGCCGCTGGGGCTGGCCCGCGCCGGCGGCTGGCGCGACACCGTCCTGTCACTTCCCGGCAACGAGGTTGCTGACGTGTTCACCGGACGGGTCTACAGTGGCGGTGAGCTGCTGCTTTCCGACCTCCTGGCCACCTTCCCCGTCGCGCTGCTGGCGCCCGCCGAGTCCGTGGAGGCACGATGA